In Macrobrachium rosenbergii isolate ZJJX-2024 chromosome 6, ASM4041242v1, whole genome shotgun sequence, a genomic segment contains:
- the LOC136839357 gene encoding putative leucine-rich repeat-containing protein DDB_G0290503, with the protein MKRFKMQAVGAALFLLLQMTSALSIMGHIPSQSSIHSRSKRSAGHTCKQEVVDNLAKTAKETCSQVEVVDKYISNIQSRQQIAVPSFADRHGFKAILGQYNGDLKTAQEHCHPWRNGDNVVASLKQVVVAAQGFEPKFTEELVKNQARIKNLLENHEDIAAVEATVAALQKDIAGAREAIKATEAQTVISHLQSVIRTKEEEIKTKMAEHNVTQGRRELAELVKYLEFVKAGAVDIENQANTANTKITAFRENIIRDAGAFKRHHTNAQDGIAKLQQEKQNNNNAISSNQQSINNLRASITQENSQIASLNAQIAQAQREIREIEERINSNMRRVKKKKKFGRWFRFVPVVGWTIGNQFYKDAKEREERLANEKRHFIAEGNRQIQNLQAHIASRNQEINRHQQQINSLEVKNRELEQELQHFSQLEGNLRSLEGEVNAILPSIASAVSGVGKMKETFDSIQQNLGSAIARAKEAKTEAEIKNMRYFIYNEIEDIKCKWNSARNKIVLVGKCN; encoded by the exons ATG AAGCGCTTCAAAATGCAGGCTGTCGGGGCGGCCCTGTTTCTCCTGCTGCAGATGACGTCTGCTTTGA GCATAATGGGCCATATTCCATCGCAGTCTTCCATACACTCTCGCTCAAAGCGTTCTGCGGGACACACATGCAAACAAGAAGTTGTAGACAATCTGGCCAAAACTGCAAAGGAAACTTGTTCCCAAGTGGAGGTTGTCGATAAATATATCAGCAACATCCAGTCCAGACAACAAATTGCTGTTCCATCTTTCGCTGACCGCCATGGCTTCAAAGCTATCCTTGGTCAGTACAACGGAGACCTCAAGACGGCACAAGAACACTGCCACCCATGGAGAAATGGCGACAATGTTGTCGCTTCTCTGAAGCAAGTGGTCGTGGCTGCTCAGGGATTCGAACCTAAGTTCACTGAAGAGCTTGTTAAGAATCAGGCTAGGATTAAGAATCTTCTCGAAAACCACGAAGATATTGCAGCAGTGGAAGCCACAGTTGCTGCGTTGCAGAAGGATATAGCAGGGGCTAGAGAAGCTATCAAGGCTACAGAAGCTCAAACAGTGATTTCACATCTCCAAAGTGTTATCagaaccaaagaagaagaaattaaaaccaAGATGGCAGAACACAATGTTACCCAAGGAAGACGTGAATTGGCTGAACTAGTGAAATACCTTGAGTTTGTGAAGGCAGGAGCTGTGGATATTGAAAACCAAGCTAACACTGCCAATACCAAGATCACTGCCTTTAGAGAAAACATCATTAGAGATGCTGGTGCCTTTAAGAGACATCACACAAACGCCCAAGATGGAATTGCTAAGCTGCAACAAGAGAAACAGAATAACAACAATGCTATCAGCAGCAACCAACAAAGCATTAACAACTTGAGAGCAAGCATCACCCAGGAAAATAGCCAGATCGCCTCCCTTAATGCCCAGATTGCACAGGCGCAGAGAGAGATCAGGGAAATTGAAGAACGCATCAACAGTAATATGAGGagagtcaagaagaagaagaaattcggAAGATGGTTCCGATTCGTCCCAGTCGTTGGATGGACCATTGGAAACCAGTTCTACAAGGACGCCAAGGAAAGAGAAGAGCGACTGGCCAACGAAAAGAGACATTTCATTGCTGAGGGCAACCGTCAGATCCAGAACCTCCAGGCCCACATCGCTTCACGTAACCAGGAAATCAATCGCCATCAGCAGCAGATCAACAGCCTTGAAGTAAAAAACCGAGAACTCGAACAGGAACTGCAGCACTTCAGTCAGCTCGAAGGAAATCTTCGCAGTCTTGAAGGTGAAGTCAACGCCATCCTACCATCCATCGCAAGTGCTGTCAGTGGAGTCGGAAAGATGAAGGAAACCTTTGACTCTATTCAGCAAAACTTAGGAAGTGCCATTGCACGAGCCAAGGAAGCCAAGACAGaggctgaaataaaaaatatgcgtTACTTCATCTATAATGAAATCGAAGATATCAAATGCAAGTGGAATAGTGCaaggaataaaattgttttagttgGAAAATGCAACTGA